The window TCTTGTAGATCGCGGCCTGATGCTCGTCCGGAGCCAGGATCATGATCAGGTCGGCCCAGGCGGCGGCTTCCGCCACGGTCATGACCTTCAGGCCCTCGCCTTCGGCCTTCTTGGCGGTGGCCGAACCGGCGCGCAGGGCGACGGCCACGTTCTTGGCACCCGAGTCCCGAAGGTTGAGAGCGTGCGCGTGACCTTGCGAACCATAGCCTACGATCGCGATCTTCTTGTCCAAGATGCGGGCGAGGTCGGCGTCGCGATCATAATAGACGCGCATGTTTTTTCTCCAAGGACTGGTCAATCAGGCCACACCGCGCAACAGCGGAGCGACAAAGGCCGGGCGTTTGAGCGTTTTTTTGCCGTTTCGTCAAGGTGCAGCGCACCATGGACGGCACCTGCTCGCGGCCCGGCGAAGCTTTTAGCGCGGCGCGGGCTTTGGCGCCACGCCAAGCCGATCAGTCGGGCGCAAGCAGACATGGAAAAGGACCCCTTGCTGCCAAGGGGTCCCTCCCAAGTCCGATTGATCCGGTCCTACCAGAACAGGTTGTAGTAGACGCTCAGCACCTGGCCGGACCAGACATCGACCAGGATGGCATTCTCGCCGACCCGGACCCACTCGCAGCCGATCGGCGGCTGGGGCAGACCGTAACGGTACCAGTCGAGATAGTAGGCGCTCGAGTACCAGCCGCCCGGCAGATAGTCGCCATAGGACCAACTGCGGACATACCAGCCGCGCGGTGCGCGATAGGGACCGCCCCGGAACCGTTGCGACCCCTGGAAGCTGGGCCTGTAACGGCGCTGGTCGTAGTGGGAACGGCCATTGTCGCGATCGCGATACTGATAGCCCGGCCGATTGCGGTCATAGCCGCCCCGGTCATCCCGACCACGGCCATCGCGGCCCCAATCCTGACCACCCCGATCGCCACGCCCCCTGTCGTCACGGCCACGATCCCAGCCGCCGTTGCGATCCTGAGGGCCACGGTTCCAGTCCTGACCGCCGCGATTGTCGCCACCACCGGGCCGACCCTGGTCGCCGCGACCTTGATCGGGGCGGCCCTGATCCGGGCGAGACGGACCGCCGCGGTTCCAGTCCTGGCCGCCACGATTGTCGCCGCCACCAGGGCGGCCCTGGTCGCCGCGTCCCTGATCGGATCGCCCCTGATCCGGGCGGGGCGGGCCGCCGCGGTTCCAGTCCTGGCCGCCGCGATTGTCGCCGCCACCAGGGCGGCCCTGGTCGCCGCGTCCCTGATCGGGGCGGCCCTGATCGGGGCGGCCTCCACGATCGCCACGATCCCAGCCCGGCTGACCGGACGGTTGGGGAGCCTGGAAGACCGGCGGGGCTTGCGGGGCCGGCGGCGGGGTCGGTGCCTGGGGCGCGGGACGCCCCCCCCCATTCCAGTCGGGGCGGGCACCGCCCCAGTCGCCGCGCCCACCGCCGCTGCGGTCGCCGCGCGGCTGATCCCCGCCTTGCCAGCCACTCGGACGCTCGCCATCGGGCCGCCCGCCGGGCTGGCCCGCCGAGTCACCGCCGCGATCGCCACGCGGGCCATCCTGCCGCTGCTCCCGCTGGGCGGCCATCGCCGCCCCGGATCCGGCTTCCGCTGCCGCGCCGCCCAGCAGCGACAAGACCATGGCGGTCGAGATCAGACGCTTCATTTCGTGCTCCAAGGGGCCTTGTGCGCGGCCCCGGCTTTGTCCCTTGATGCAACATCGGCTGCCGCGGATGAACCGCATTTGAACGGATACGCCAGGACTTCAGATGACCGCACACCCCATGGATATTGTCGGCTTCTGGAGCGCAGCCGGCCCCAGAAAGTGGTTCGCCAAGGACCCGGCCTTCGATTCGATCATCGCCCTCAAGTTCGAGCAAACCCACTATCGGGCCGCCCAGCGCCGCTATGATCACTGGAATCAGACTCCAGATGGCGCTCTGGCACTGATGATCCTGCTGGACCAGTTTCCGCGCAATCTTTACCGCAACACCGCCCACGCCTTCGCCACCGACCCCCTGGCCCGAATGTTCGCCCGCGACGCCCTCGCCGAGGGGCACGATCAGGCCGTCGAGGCCAAGCTTCGCCCCTTCTTCTACCTGCCGTTCGAACATTCCGAATCCCTGGAAGATCAGGAATTCTGCGTCGAGCTGTGCGCGGCCCTGCAGGCTGACAGCGGCGATGAGGGCACCATCAAGTGGGCCATAGAGCATCGCGACATCATCGCCAGGTTCGGACGCTTTCCCCATCGCAACGCCGTTCTGGGCCGCGAAACGACGCCGGAGGAACAGACGTTCCTGGATGAGGGCGGATTTGCCGGCTGAAATGGCAGTCCGCTGTGGACGCTACCCTGCGCCGCACTGGGCAAACTCGCGATTCGCAGCCACTCTAAAAGCCATGAACACTACTGCCCTCGCCCCACCCAAGGCCGCTGCTGACCATCCCGAGCGGCAGTATCTGGACCTGCTCGCCGACATTCTGGACAACGGGATCCAGCGCGGCGATCGCACGGGCACCGGCACCCTCGGCGTATTCGGCCGCCAGATCCGCTTTGACCTGTCCAAGGGCTTTCCGGTCCTGACCACCAAGAAGCTGCACCTGCGCTCGATCTTTGTCGAACTGCTCTGGTTCCTCAAAGGCGACACCAATGTGCGCTGGCTGCAGGAGAACGGTTGCAAGATCTGGGACGAATGGGCTGACGAAAACGGCGACCTGGGTCCGGTCTATGGCAAGCAGTGGCGCTCGTGGGCGACACCCAATGGGCAATCGATCGACCAGATCGCCAACCTGATCGAAGGCCTGAAGACCAATCCCAACAGCCGCCGGCATATCGTCAGCGCCTGGAACCCGGCCGATGTCGAGGATATGGCCCTGCCGCCCTGCCACTGCCTGTTCCAGTTCTTCGTGGCCCCAGATGGTAAGGGGGGCGGAAAGCTCAGCTGCCAGCTCTATCAGCGCAGCGCCGATGTCTTCCTGGGTGTGCCGTTCAACATTGCCTCCTATGCCCTGCTGACCCTGATGGTCGCCAAGGTGGTCGGGCTGGAGCCCGGCGAATTCGTCCATACCTTCGGCGACGCGCACCTCTATCTGAACCATCTGGACCAGGCCCGCGAACAGCTGACCCGCGAGCCCTTCCCCTTCCCCACCCTGACCATCGCCGACAAGCGCGACCTGTTCGGGTTCGCATACGAGGACTTCAGGCTGGAGGGCTATGAGGCCCACCCGCACATCAAGGCCGAGGTATCGGTCTGACCTGGGCTACCGATCGCCTGGACCAGGTTAAGGCCGGTGGAGTGGCCCTGCCGCCTGTGGTCGAGACCCTGAAGCTGGGCGGTCTGGACGACTGGGGTCCGGGCTGGGCCAGAAAGACCTGGCAGCCGTCGCCGGAACTGCTCAACAGCGACGGCTCGATGTTCGGCGGCTATCTGGCAGCCTTGGCGGACCAGATTCTGGCCTTCGCGGCCATGACCGCCGCCCCGGCGGACGCCATGTTCCGCACAAGCCATCTGAAGATCGACTTCATTCGTGTGGGCAAGGCCGAACCCCTGCGTCTGGAGGGGCGGGTCGTGGCGAAGACGCGCTCGGTCATCCATGTCGAGGCCGACCTTGTCCGTCCCGATGGCGAATTGGTCGCCCGCGCCAGCGCCCAGCAGATCATCGTTCCCTTCGGCCAGACCTAGAACGTTTTCCGATAGGTGTGAAACGGTTATAGGATCGAAAAACGCTCTAAACTTCTGATTTAGAACCCTTTTCACCCAAGCCCTGATGAAGCCATCAGGTCGGAAAGGGCTCTAGGGCTTCAGCACGATCTTCCCGGTAGTGCCTGCGGACTGCAGCAACTCCTGGGCCTTGCCCGCCTCAGACAGGGGAAAGGTCGCGCCGACCTGCGGTTTGAGTTGACCGGTACCGATCAGGGCCATCACCGCCGACAGGTCCTGGCGATAGACCTCCGGCCTGGCATCCCGCCACGAAGTGACATTGTAACCGACCATGCCCTGACTGGCCGAGAATAGCTTCAGGGCCGACAGCCGGTCTGCCAGCAGCATCCGGATCATTGCCGCAGGCCGCATCCGGCCACCCTTGGTGGCGTCATAGCCGCCATAGAGCACCGCGGTGCCGCCTTCGCGGAGGGCAGCGATCGACGCCGTCTTGAGATGCGGCCCGCCGACATGGTCGAAGGCTGCGACCACGCCGCCATCCGACAGGGCCCGCGCCCGTTCAGCCACCGGCTCGCGCCGGTAGTCGACATAGATACCGCCCTTGGCCTCGACCACTGTCTGCTTGCCCGCAGAGGCCGTGCCGATCGCCCTCACCCCCGTCAAACGGGCCAGATCCAGCAGAAGTCCGCCGACGCCGCCGGCCGCGCCGTGCACCAGTACCCACTCTCCCGCCTGGGCCGAAGCGACACGATGGAACATCTGCCATGCTGTAAGGCCGTTGAGCACGCCGGCCACCAGCAGCTCGGCGGCGACGCCCTCCGGCGCGGCGACCACGTGTCGGGCCTCGACATTGCGGCGGTCGGCATAGGAGCCGGTCACGGTCAGGGCGGCGACACGCTGTCCGACGGCCAGGCCTTCAACGCCGGCCCCGAGGGCCTCGATCCGGCCGACCAGGTCATAACCCGGCGTCACCGGTGCCTTGACCCCGGGATAGAGGCCCGTGCGCATGACAATGTCGGCAAAGGCCACGCCGGCCGCCTCGATCACCACCTGGACCTCGCCCGGTCCGGGGGGAGGCAGGGCCACCGTGCGCCCCTGCAGAACCTCGACGCCACCGGTGCGCGCCATGTGCATCTCGAAGGCCGAACGCGTCATGATGAAGTCTCCCTGACTTCAAATTAA of the Caulobacter henricii genome contains:
- a CDS encoding zinc-binding dehydrogenase gives rise to the protein MTRSAFEMHMARTGGVEVLQGRTVALPPPGPGEVQVVIEAAGVAFADIVMRTGLYPGVKAPVTPGYDLVGRIEALGAGVEGLAVGQRVAALTVTGSYADRRNVEARHVVAAPEGVAAELLVAGVLNGLTAWQMFHRVASAQAGEWVLVHGAAGGVGGLLLDLARLTGVRAIGTASAGKQTVVEAKGGIYVDYRREPVAERARALSDGGVVAAFDHVGGPHLKTASIAALREGGTAVLYGGYDATKGGRMRPAAMIRMLLADRLSALKLFSASQGMVGYNVTSWRDARPEVYRQDLSAVMALIGTGQLKPQVGATFPLSEAGKAQELLQSAGTTGKIVLKP
- a CDS encoding PaaI family thioesterase, with product MALPPVVETLKLGGLDDWGPGWARKTWQPSPELLNSDGSMFGGYLAALADQILAFAAMTAAPADAMFRTSHLKIDFIRVGKAEPLRLEGRVVAKTRSVIHVEADLVRPDGELVARASAQQIIVPFGQT
- a CDS encoding DUF924 family protein produces the protein MTAHPMDIVGFWSAAGPRKWFAKDPAFDSIIALKFEQTHYRAAQRRYDHWNQTPDGALALMILLDQFPRNLYRNTAHAFATDPLARMFARDALAEGHDQAVEAKLRPFFYLPFEHSESLEDQEFCVELCAALQADSGDEGTIKWAIEHRDIIARFGRFPHRNAVLGRETTPEEQTFLDEGGFAG
- a CDS encoding thymidylate synthase, which codes for MNTTALAPPKAAADHPERQYLDLLADILDNGIQRGDRTGTGTLGVFGRQIRFDLSKGFPVLTTKKLHLRSIFVELLWFLKGDTNVRWLQENGCKIWDEWADENGDLGPVYGKQWRSWATPNGQSIDQIANLIEGLKTNPNSRRHIVSAWNPADVEDMALPPCHCLFQFFVAPDGKGGGKLSCQLYQRSADVFLGVPFNIASYALLTLMVAKVVGLEPGEFVHTFGDAHLYLNHLDQAREQLTREPFPFPTLTIADKRDLFGFAYEDFRLEGYEAHPHIKAEVSV
- a CDS encoding RcnB family protein, yielding MKRLISTAMVLSLLGGAAAEAGSGAAMAAQREQRQDGPRGDRGGDSAGQPGGRPDGERPSGWQGGDQPRGDRSGGGRGDWGGARPDWNGGGRPAPQAPTPPPAPQAPPVFQAPQPSGQPGWDRGDRGGRPDQGRPDQGRGDQGRPGGGDNRGGQDWNRGGPPRPDQGRSDQGRGDQGRPGGGDNRGGQDWNRGGPSRPDQGRPDQGRGDQGRPGGGDNRGGQDWNRGPQDRNGGWDRGRDDRGRGDRGGQDWGRDGRGRDDRGGYDRNRPGYQYRDRDNGRSHYDQRRYRPSFQGSQRFRGGPYRAPRGWYVRSWSYGDYLPGGWYSSAYYLDWYRYGLPQPPIGCEWVRVGENAILVDVWSGQVLSVYYNLFW